A portion of the Homo sapiens chromosome 16, GRCh38.p14 Primary Assembly genome contains these proteins:
- the DNASE1 gene encoding deoxyribonuclease-1 isoform 4 (isoform 4 is encoded by transcript variant 6), protein MPPSSATLCRDAPDTYHYVVSEPLGRNSYKERYLFVYRPDQVSAVDSYYYDDGCEPCGNDTFNREPAIVRFFSRFTEVREFAIVPLHAAPGDAVAEIDALYDVYLDVQEKWGLEDVMLMGDFNAGCSYVRPSQWSSIRLWTSPTFQWLIPDSADTTATPTHCAYDRIVVAGMLLRGAVVPDSALPFNFQAAYGLSDQLAQAISDHYPVEVMLK, encoded by the exons ATGCCACCCTCGTCAGCTACATTGTGCAG GGATGCACCAGACACCTATCACTACGTGGTCAGTGAGCCACTGGGACGGAACAGCTATAAGGAGCGCTACCTGTTCGTGTACAG GCCTGACCAGGTGTCTGCGGTGGACAGCTACTACTACGATGATGGCTGCGAGCCCTGCGGGAACGACACCTTCAACCGAGAGCCAGCCATTGTCAGGTTCTTCTCCCGGTTCACAG AGGTCAGGGAGTTTGCCATTGTTCCCCTGCATGCGGCCCCGGGGGACGCAGTAGCCGAGATCGACGCTCTCTATGACGTCTACCTGGATGTCCAAGAGAAATGGGGCTTGGAG GACGTCATGTTGATGGGCGACTTCAATGCGGGCTGCAGCTATGTGAGACCCTCCCAGTGGTCATCCATCCGCCTGTGGACAAGCCCCACCTTCCAGTGGCTGATCCCCGACAGCGCTGACACCACAGCTACACCCACGCACTGTGCCTATGACAG GATCGTGGTTGCAGGGATGCTGCTCCGAGGCGCCGTTGTTCCCGACTCGGCTCTTCCCTTTAACTTCCAGGCTGCCTATGGCCTGAGTGACCAACTG GCCCAAGCCATCAGTGACCACTATCCAGTGGAGGTGATGCTGAAGTGA
- the DNASE1 gene encoding deoxyribonuclease-1 isoform X5, which produces MRGMKLLGALLALAALLQGAVSLKIAAFNIQTFGETKMSNATLVSYIVQILSRYDIALVQEVRDSHLTAVGKLLDNLNQDAPDTYHYVVSEPLGRNSYKERYLFVYRPDQVSAVDSYYYDDGCEPCGNDTFNREPAIVRFFSRFTGRHVDGRLQCGLQLCETLPVVIHPPVDKPHLPVADPRQR; this is translated from the exons ATGAGGGGCATGAAGCTGCTGGGGGCGCTGCTGGCACTGGCGGCCCTACTGCAGGGGGCCGTGTCCCTGAAGATCGCAGCCTTCAACATCCAGACATTTGGGGAGACCAAGATGTCCAATGCCACCCTCGTCAGCTACATTGTGCAG ATCCTGAGCCGCTATGACATCGCCCTGGTCCAGGAGGTCAGAGACAGCCACCTGACTGCCGTGGGGAAGCTGCTGGACAACCTCAATCA GGATGCACCAGACACCTATCACTACGTGGTCAGTGAGCCACTGGGACGGAACAGCTATAAGGAGCGCTACCTGTTCGTGTACAG GCCTGACCAGGTGTCTGCGGTGGACAGCTACTACTACGATGATGGCTGCGAGCCCTGCGGGAACGACACCTTCAACCGAGAGCCAGCCATTGTCAGGTTCTTCTCCCGGTTCACAG GACGTCATGTTGATGGGCGACTTCAATGCGGGCTGCAGCTATGTGAGACCCTCCCAGTGGTCATCCATCCGCCTGTGGACAAGCCCCACCTTCCAGTGGCTGATCCCCGACAGCGCTGA
- the DNASE1 gene encoding deoxyribonuclease-1 isoform X2, which produces MRGMKLLGALLALAALLQGAVSLKIAAFNIQTFGETKMSNATLVSYIVQILSRYDIALVQEVRDSHLTAVGKLLDNLNQDAPDTYHYVVSEPLGRNSYKERYLFVYRPDQVSAVDSYYYDDGCEPCGNDTFNREPAIVRFFSRFTEVREFAIVPLHAAPGDAVAEIDALYDVYLDVQEKWGLEDVMLMGDFNAGCSYVRPSQWSSIRLWTSPTFQWLIPDSADTTATPTHCAYDRIVVAGMLLRGAVVPDSALPFNFQAAYGLSDQLVCVLPCTAT; this is translated from the exons ATGAGGGGCATGAAGCTGCTGGGGGCGCTGCTGGCACTGGCGGCCCTACTGCAGGGGGCCGTGTCCCTGAAGATCGCAGCCTTCAACATCCAGACATTTGGGGAGACCAAGATGTCCAATGCCACCCTCGTCAGCTACATTGTGCAG ATCCTGAGCCGCTATGACATCGCCCTGGTCCAGGAGGTCAGAGACAGCCACCTGACTGCCGTGGGGAAGCTGCTGGACAACCTCAATCA GGATGCACCAGACACCTATCACTACGTGGTCAGTGAGCCACTGGGACGGAACAGCTATAAGGAGCGCTACCTGTTCGTGTACAG GCCTGACCAGGTGTCTGCGGTGGACAGCTACTACTACGATGATGGCTGCGAGCCCTGCGGGAACGACACCTTCAACCGAGAGCCAGCCATTGTCAGGTTCTTCTCCCGGTTCACAG AGGTCAGGGAGTTTGCCATTGTTCCCCTGCATGCGGCCCCGGGGGACGCAGTAGCCGAGATCGACGCTCTCTATGACGTCTACCTGGATGTCCAAGAGAAATGGGGCTTGGAG GACGTCATGTTGATGGGCGACTTCAATGCGGGCTGCAGCTATGTGAGACCCTCCCAGTGGTCATCCATCCGCCTGTGGACAAGCCCCACCTTCCAGTGGCTGATCCCCGACAGCGCTGACACCACAGCTACACCCACGCACTGTGCCTATGACAG GATCGTGGTTGCAGGGATGCTGCTCCGAGGCGCCGTTGTTCCCGACTCGGCTCTTCCCTTTAACTTCCAGGCTGCCTATGGCCTGAGTGACCAACTGGTATGTGTCCTCCCTTGCACAGCCACATGA
- the DNASE1 gene encoding deoxyribonuclease-1 isoform X3, which yields MRKATQSHCFLHSQQKEKIVIKGYSRFLTAFSSSLRTSPSSQDEGHEAAGGAAGTGGPTAGGRVPEDRSLQHPDIWGDQDVQCHPRQLHCAGMHQTPITTWSVSHWDGTAIRSATCSCTGLTRCLRWTATTTMMAASPAGTTPSTESQPLSGSSPGSQDVMLMGDFNAGCSYVRPSQWSSIRLWTSPTFQWLIPDSADTTATPTHCAYDRIVVAGMLLRGAVVPDSALPFNFQAAYGLSDQLAQAISDHYPVEVMLK from the exons ATGCGGAAAGCCACACAGAGCCATTGTTTTCTGCACTCTCAG cAAAAGGAGAAAATTGTCATCAAAGGATATTCCAGATTCTTGACAGCATTCTCGTCATCTCTGAGGACATCACCATCATCTCAG GATGAGGGGCATGAAGCTGCTGGGGGCGCTGCTGGCACTGGCGGCCCTACTGCAGGGGGCCGTGTCCCTGAAGATCGCAGCCTTCAACATCCAGACATTTGGGGAGACCAAGATGTCCAATGCCACCCTCGTCAGCTACATTGTGCAG GGATGCACCAGACACCTATCACTACGTGGTCAGTGAGCCACTGGGACGGAACAGCTATAAGGAGCGCTACCTGTTCGTGTACAG GCCTGACCAGGTGTCTGCGGTGGACAGCTACTACTACGATGATGGCTGCGAGCCCTGCGGGAACGACACCTTCAACCGAGAGCCAGCCATTGTCAGGTTCTTCTCCCGGTTCACAG GACGTCATGTTGATGGGCGACTTCAATGCGGGCTGCAGCTATGTGAGACCCTCCCAGTGGTCATCCATCCGCCTGTGGACAAGCCCCACCTTCCAGTGGCTGATCCCCGACAGCGCTGACACCACAGCTACACCCACGCACTGTGCCTATGACAG GATCGTGGTTGCAGGGATGCTGCTCCGAGGCGCCGTTGTTCCCGACTCGGCTCTTCCCTTTAACTTCCAGGCTGCCTATGGCCTGAGTGACCAACTG GCCCAAGCCATCAGTGACCACTATCCAGTGGAGGTGATGCTGAAGTGA
- the DNASE1 gene encoding deoxyribonuclease-1 isoform X6, whose product MHQTPITTWSVSHWDGTAIRSATCSCTGLTRCLRWTATTTMMAASPAGTTPSTESQPLSGSSPGSQDVMLMGDFNAGCSYVRPSQWSSIRLWTSPTFQWLIPDSADTTATPTHCAYDRIVVAGMLLRGAVVPDSALPFNFQAAYGLSDQLAQAISDHYPVEVMLK is encoded by the exons ATGCACCAGACACCTATCACTACGTGGTCAGTGAGCCACTGGGACGGAACAGCTATAAGGAGCGCTACCTGTTCGTGTACAG GCCTGACCAGGTGTCTGCGGTGGACAGCTACTACTACGATGATGGCTGCGAGCCCTGCGGGAACGACACCTTCAACCGAGAGCCAGCCATTGTCAGGTTCTTCTCCCGGTTCACAG GACGTCATGTTGATGGGCGACTTCAATGCGGGCTGCAGCTATGTGAGACCCTCCCAGTGGTCATCCATCCGCCTGTGGACAAGCCCCACCTTCCAGTGGCTGATCCCCGACAGCGCTGACACCACAGCTACACCCACGCACTGTGCCTATGACAG GATCGTGGTTGCAGGGATGCTGCTCCGAGGCGCCGTTGTTCCCGACTCGGCTCTTCCCTTTAACTTCCAGGCTGCCTATGGCCTGAGTGACCAACTG GCCCAAGCCATCAGTGACCACTATCCAGTGGAGGTGATGCTGAAGTGA
- the DNASE1 gene encoding deoxyribonuclease-1 isoform X1 codes for MRGMKLLGALLALAALLQGAVSLKIAAFNIQTFGETKMSNATLVSYIVQILSRYDIALVQEVRDSHLTAVGKLLDNLNQDAPDTYHYVVSEPLGRNSYKERYLFVYRPDQVSAVDSYYYDDGCEPCGNDTFNREPAIVRFFSRFTEVREFAIVPLHAAPGDAVAEIDALYDVYLDVQEKWGLEDVMLMGDFNAGCSYVRPSQWSSIRLWTSPTFQWLIPDSADTTATPTHCAYDRIVVAGMLLRGAVVPDSALPFNFQAAYGLSDQLAQAISDHYPVEVMLK; via the exons ATGAGGGGCATGAAGCTGCTGGGGGCGCTGCTGGCACTGGCGGCCCTACTGCAGGGGGCCGTGTCCCTGAAGATCGCAGCCTTCAACATCCAGACATTTGGGGAGACCAAGATGTCCAATGCCACCCTCGTCAGCTACATTGTGCAG ATCCTGAGCCGCTATGACATCGCCCTGGTCCAGGAGGTCAGAGACAGCCACCTGACTGCCGTGGGGAAGCTGCTGGACAACCTCAATCA GGATGCACCAGACACCTATCACTACGTGGTCAGTGAGCCACTGGGACGGAACAGCTATAAGGAGCGCTACCTGTTCGTGTACAG GCCTGACCAGGTGTCTGCGGTGGACAGCTACTACTACGATGATGGCTGCGAGCCCTGCGGGAACGACACCTTCAACCGAGAGCCAGCCATTGTCAGGTTCTTCTCCCGGTTCACAG AGGTCAGGGAGTTTGCCATTGTTCCCCTGCATGCGGCCCCGGGGGACGCAGTAGCCGAGATCGACGCTCTCTATGACGTCTACCTGGATGTCCAAGAGAAATGGGGCTTGGAG GACGTCATGTTGATGGGCGACTTCAATGCGGGCTGCAGCTATGTGAGACCCTCCCAGTGGTCATCCATCCGCCTGTGGACAAGCCCCACCTTCCAGTGGCTGATCCCCGACAGCGCTGACACCACAGCTACACCCACGCACTGTGCCTATGACAG GATCGTGGTTGCAGGGATGCTGCTCCGAGGCGCCGTTGTTCCCGACTCGGCTCTTCCCTTTAACTTCCAGGCTGCCTATGGCCTGAGTGACCAACTG GCCCAAGCCATCAGTGACCACTATCCAGTGGAGGTGATGCTGAAGTGA
- the DNASE1 gene encoding deoxyribonuclease-1 isoform 2 precursor (isoform 2 precursor is encoded by transcript variant 4) — translation MRGMKLLGALLALAALLQGAVSLKIAAFNIQTFGETKMSNATLVSYIVQILSRYDIALVQEVRDSHLTAVGKLLDNLNQDAPDTYHYVVSEPLGRNSYKERYLFVYRPDQVSAVDSYYYDDGCEPCGNDTFNREPAIVRFFSRFTVPADMVTEPAPRECASHDVAVSTEVREFAIVPLHAAPGDAVAEIDALYDVYLDVQEKWGLEDVMLMGDFNAGCSYVRPSQWSSIRLWTSPTFQWLIPDSADTTATPTHCAYDRIVVAGMLLRGAVVPDSALPFNFQAAYGLSDQLAQAISDHYPVEVMLK, via the exons ATGAGGGGCATGAAGCTGCTGGGGGCGCTGCTGGCACTGGCGGCCCTACTGCAGGGGGCCGTGTCCCTGAAGATCGCAGCCTTCAACATCCAGACATTTGGGGAGACCAAGATGTCCAATGCCACCCTCGTCAGCTACATTGTGCAG ATCCTGAGCCGCTATGACATCGCCCTGGTCCAGGAGGTCAGAGACAGCCACCTGACTGCCGTGGGGAAGCTGCTGGACAACCTCAATCA GGATGCACCAGACACCTATCACTACGTGGTCAGTGAGCCACTGGGACGGAACAGCTATAAGGAGCGCTACCTGTTCGTGTACAG GCCTGACCAGGTGTCTGCGGTGGACAGCTACTACTACGATGATGGCTGCGAGCCCTGCGGGAACGACACCTTCAACCGAGAGCCAGCCATTGTCAGGTTCTTCTCCCGGTTCACAG TTCCAGCTGACATGGTGACTGAACCTGCCCCCAGGGAGTGTGCCTCACACGACGTGGCTGTCTCCACAGAGGTCAGGGAGTTTGCCATTGTTCCCCTGCATGCGGCCCCGGGGGACGCAGTAGCCGAGATCGACGCTCTCTATGACGTCTACCTGGATGTCCAAGAGAAATGGGGCTTGGAG GACGTCATGTTGATGGGCGACTTCAATGCGGGCTGCAGCTATGTGAGACCCTCCCAGTGGTCATCCATCCGCCTGTGGACAAGCCCCACCTTCCAGTGGCTGATCCCCGACAGCGCTGACACCACAGCTACACCCACGCACTGTGCCTATGACAG GATCGTGGTTGCAGGGATGCTGCTCCGAGGCGCCGTTGTTCCCGACTCGGCTCTTCCCTTTAACTTCCAGGCTGCCTATGGCCTGAGTGACCAACTG GCCCAAGCCATCAGTGACCACTATCCAGTGGAGGTGATGCTGAAGTGA